Proteins encoded together in one Quercus lobata isolate SW786 chromosome 3, ValleyOak3.0 Primary Assembly, whole genome shotgun sequence window:
- the LOC115978819 gene encoding uncharacterized protein LOC115978819 encodes MDSVSSVSPTIVLPPPSDPLRPRRLVVSSLTTHRKHHRIPRLFLSSSSRRRRRVLEVSCNWRSSGRFSQQEENSDGDEEEKEKEEVERALHMDGTIPGTSNEFVKQVSSRAYDMRRHLHQTFDSSSYDVLEANPWRETSKPVYVLTHQENQLCTMKTRRNRSEVERELGLLFSKGGKWRSGIGNQAKQSKTGTKFQMLVEDIREGVLVFEDEKEAARYCDLLQGGGKGCEGVAEIEASSVFDLCQKMRALAVLFRRGRTPPLPQSLELNLKAKKRSLEDTEDVV; translated from the exons ATGGATTCAGTGTCGTCAGTGTCGCCCACGATAGTTCTTCCTCCTCCAAGTGACCCGCTCCGCCCTCGACGACTCGTCGTTTCTTCGCTAACCACTCATCGCAAACACCACCGCATCCCTCGtttgtttttatcttcttcttcgaggaggaggaggagagttCTTGAAGTTTCTTGTAATTGGAGAAGTAGCGGGCGATTCTCACAGCAAGAAGAAAATAGTGATGGCGATGAGGAGGAGAAGGAAAAAGAGGAAGTGGAGAGAGCACTCCACATGGACGGGACCATTCCTGGAACTTCGAACGAGTTCGTGAAACAGGTGTCGTCCCGTGCCTACGACATGCGTCGACACCTCCACCAGACCTTCGATTCCAGCAGCTATGATG TACTGGAGGCCAATCCGTGGAGGGAAACTTCAAAGCCAGTCTATGTACTCACCCACCAGGAAAACCAATTATGCACAATGAAAACCCGGAGAAATCGCAG TGAAGTTGAAAGGGAGCTTGGCTTATTGTTTTCCAAGGGAGGAAAGTGGAGGTCTGGAATTGGTAATCAGGCTAAACAGTCAAAAACCGGGACAAAGTTTCAGATGCTTGTGGAGGATATTAGGGAGGGAGTGCTC GTATTTGAAGATGAAAAGGAAGCTGCAAGATATTGTGACTTACTGCAAGGCGGAGGTAAAGGTTGTGAAGGCGTTGCAGAGATAGAAGCCTCATCA GTATTTGATCTTTGCCAGAAAATGAGGGCTCTCGCAGTTCTGTTCCGTCGAGGAAGGACCCCTCCTCTACCTCAAAGCCTTGAGCTTAACCTGAAGGCCAAGAAGCGGTCTCTTGAAGACACTGAGGATGTGGTATGA
- the LOC115978794 gene encoding vesicle transport v-SNARE 12-like, translated as MSVVFEGYERQYCELSANLSRKCSSTALLPHGEQKQQKVSEIKAALDDADVLIRKMDLEARSLQPSAKAMMLAKLREYKSDLNKLKREFKKISSPNADQASREELLESGMADVHTASTDQRERMVMSVERLNQSSDRIKESRRTILETEELGVSILQDLHQQRETLLHSHQKLHGVDDAIDKSKKVLTAMSRRMSKNKWMIGSVIGALVIAVIFILFYKFSHR; from the exons ATGAGTGTGGTATTCGAAGGGTACGAGCGCCAGTACTGTGAGCTCTCTGCAAATCTCTCCAGAAAATGTAGCTCCACTGCTCTTCTTCCTCATGGAG AGCAGAAGCAACAGAAGGTTTCTGAGATTAAAGCTGCATTGGATGATGCTGATGTTTTG ATTCGGAAAATGGACCTCGAGGCAAGAAGTCTGCAACCAAGTGCAAAGGCTATGATGCTTGCTAAGTTAAGGGAATATAAATCTGATCTAAACAAGTTGAAAagggaatttaaaaaaatctcatcACCTAATGCTGATCAGGCTTCCCGTGAAGAGTTGTTGGAGTCTGGAATGGCAGATGTGCATACG GCTTCTACtgatcagagagagagaatggtAATGTCAGTAGAAAGATTGAATCAGTCAAGTGATAGAATTAAGGAGAGTAGAAGAACCATACTGGAGACAGAAGAGCTTGGTGTCTCAATCCTCCAGGATCTGCATCAACAGCGTGAGACTCTCCTACATTCTCATCAAAAG CTTCATGGGGTAGATGATGCCATCGACAAGAGTAAAAAAGTTTTAACTGCCATGTCACGTAGGATGTCAAAGAACAAATGGATGATTGGATCAGTAATTGGAGCTCTTGTTATTGCTGTCATCTTCATTCTATTTTATAAGTTTTCTCATCGTTAA